TATTGCCAGTCAATTACTGTTTAAATAAGTTGATGAGAGAAAATGAAGCTGCCAGCAGCTGCTGTAAACATTACGTGATGCCGGTTAGACGGAGTCACGAAGAACTTACAGGGTTGGGTTTCAAGGCTGAGTACGAGAGGAATGATAAGGAGGAGAGtgttaaacaaaacaacagcTGCTTTTGTGTACCATTGACACTATCAGTATTAGTAAGATCACATCACTCCATACTGACACTGAATATTGGCAGCTTTCAAAATCAAGCTATAATCATATTAGTGTACACTAATCAGGTTGTACTAAAAATAGATTTTACAAACAGCATTTTTAGAATCAATAAATGTATACAGTCTGCAGCATAAATTAGTACAACCACTTTGAAAATTAATATCTGTATCAATTTCTAGGTGAATATGTACAATATGCTGTatgttgatgcatttaaacatctgttttatttaacagtttaaaatTAGAGTGTGGTCCCCTAACATCTTTAAGAATACAAAGATtgctaaaacatttaaattcaaataaagtacattcattcattttcttttaggcttagtccttttattaatcaggggtcaccacagcggaatgaaccgccaacttatccagcatgtgttttacacaacaaatgcctattcagctgcaacccaacactgggaaaaaattacaaactactttATTTCAACTAAATGTAAAATTGTTACGGTTCTCTTTGAGTTTTCCTCTTTGTCAAAATTTTGTTTATTACTTCCCCTTAACATACTCATTGGGGGGTTCACATTTTTGCACCATGATTTTCAGATActttattagtttcagttttgactttggtactgactaatttaatgtatttacacAAATTTCTTATTTTATAGCGTCCAATATAAGGTATTAATTTAAATGGATATCTGTAAAGTGTGTACTTGTTTATGCTAGTCACTGTTTTTTAATTGAAAACTgtataaaaatgttacaaatcaAATGGAACAGAAGTATATTCAATCCTAGCTTTGAAACTTGAAATTTCTCATTGCCTTGATCATAAACTCACATTTCTTACTGATTTCAGAGGGAAAAAACAAACATCGAAGAATCAACACGTTTAGAACACTAGAAATAAACTGCTATCAGATCAACCGGTCAGTACTGATCATGGTTCAGGGCTAGAATGGATGTTCAATGTGCACTTTATTGCTTCTCAGTATAGACAGAGTGACATTCTAGGAACGAGCCAAATTCTCACATGCTTAGGACAAAGTGCACACCATAAGTTTTTTTATAGTTTGGGTGAAAAGACTGAAAGGACATATCTGTTGACTTCATCAGGAAAACAACACACAAATATTGGTAATGTttgtaaaagttaaaaatatctcTTAGGCTATTTATATGCCCTTATAGAGACTTTCTTTCTTTGTACAACTATCTATCATATGTACACGCATTTTGttactaaaaaatgtttatttaaaaataaataatgttattgcTTACAAAAgggaaaatgacatttaaaggatagGATAATTCACCCTAAAACTGGTATATGCTCACTATTTGAGGACTAAATGCTTCCAAATCTTTATTAAATCTTTAataaagtttctttattctgttgaacacaaaagaagatattttgaagaaagcttaaaaCCAGTGACCATTCACTTCCAAAGTAGGAAAAAAGTCAAtagtctttaaaatatcttgacAGAAGAGGGAAAGGGAAACATGTTTGATACAAGTAaagggtgtgtaaatgatgacacaacATGCAGTTTtgggcaaactatccctttaataggtGATTAAAAGAGTTTTGCACAACATAGCTTCACTTCAAACCATAGTATAGATTCAATGTAATGTTTTTGGAACACCTTCCTACTACAAAGTGATGTGTCGTTCTGCAGAAATAGATTCAGTAGCATACTGTGATAAAACCCATGTTCTTTAGCATCACGTTAAACATTCACATTACACATGTGAATATACCTGAAGAATATTTTAATCATGCATTGATCCTCTTCAAAATTCACTGATGGCTTTGTTTGCATTGAGAACAAAGTTTTTATTTCTGCTTGTACAGTACGTCTTGCTTGTGGACATTTTAGGAGAATTTAGCACTCCATATCAGCACTAGAGATTGATAATAACTTAAttttacatacaaaataaaattccatTGTAGAAACCATTTTTTATGGGGGGTGGATTGCTTACCGTTTTATGTAGCATTTCAATTCAATTAGCAGTCTTACTACAAATAAAATGGTTAAACCTCTTGGTGTGGCAAGATGGTAACCATGTGGCTACCATGGTTTAATTGTAACATTCTGGTTTTATTTGTGGTAAACCTTGGTAAATCATCAAAAGGGAATTTTATTCTTCACATCATGGTTATTGCCAAAGCTGCAAGAAGTTAAATGCAAAATTGGCaccttaaacagaaataaaaccacTCCTGATGATACAACTGACCTGACAACATATCAGTGACATGAAGTGTCTAATTTACGGATCATGTTCAAGTGCATGTTAATTAAAGTAATTTCACATTTGACAAAAGTGGCTTCTCATTTCTGCCTTCATATCACATAGAAACTGGCTCTATTCTTGATCATCATACCCTAGATTTCTGCCTTTTTTTCTACAGAATTGTGATGcatgcagtgaactcattgtcatgttcaagaaatcagtctgagatgaattgtgctttatgacatggcgtgttattctgcaggaagtagccatcagaggactggtacactgtggtcataaagggatggacatggtcagcaccaatactcaggtagactgtggtgttgacatgatgctcaattggtaccaatGGGCCCAAAGCGTACCAAAAAATATCCattaccattacaccaccaccagcagcctgagctGTTGATACAAAGCAGAATGGAagcatgctttcatggtgttgatgccaaattctcacCATactatccgaatgttgcagcggaaattgagactcatcaaaccagataaagtttttccaatcttctactgtccaattttggtgagcctgtgcaaattgtagcctcggttTAATGTTCTTCGCTGATAggaagtggcacctggtgtggtcttctgctgctgtagtccatctacCTTAAGGTAgagacgtgttgtgcattcagagatgctcttctgcattactcggttgtaacaagtgctaATTTAAGTTACTGTTGACTTCATCtcagctaaaaccagtctggccattctcctctgacatcaacaaggcatttgcacccacagaactgccactcactggatattttctcttttctctgtaaaccctaaatgctttgagttgctgccatgtaattggctgattagaaatttgtgttaacaagcagttggacaggtgtagccaattacatttttttactctCATTAGGTGTTGATCTTAGttcacttgcattttatgaatcattaAGGATTTTCAGCtaaaaacttaaatgttttgctaaaaaaatatatattaaaaaaattaccaacaaaagtaaaacagcaaatgtaaattttttgttgaactatccctttaaagtgaatacatatattaaataagACACAAGTCAAGAGATTCACATGGTGTTTTCTATTAGTTTTATTGCAAAATGTCATATTATATCCAGAAAATGAACAGTGCACAATACAACAATTGTCAGCCAACTGCTGATTTCTGGCATATGACTTAAACAGCCCTCATAGGGTCGTAAATCCATTACAAAAATGAAGTTGTTGCATTTGAACTATCCTAAGATAGTAAAAGTATAAATTGCATACGGTCACCTTCAGAATGTTTGTAAATAAAGAGAAAAGAAGGCACTAAATCGCAGCTGCtgcattaaaacaacaacaaaagccgCATTTTCACCATAATATCCACCaaactcaagaaaaaaaaaactcctcccCATAACAGAGACTCTCGCTCTAAGTATTGCatgaattacaaaaaaagtcaaaaaagtaTGGAGGCAATAATGAAGGAACGGTCTGCTGGTGTGATCCTCCTTCAGATAGAGCACTGGTGGAACAGGCTGAGACAGTCAGTTTATATCCAGAAGAGCTGCAGACACTTCATATGTCAATCACAAACTGGCTGTCATCAACTGAGGAGAGaaacgagagaaagagagagcggtTAGAGGGTTCAAAGAGTTGCGTCACCCTGTGGATGGTCTCCTGATATGGAAATCAGACGCACCGACTAGGAGCAGGTCAGatgcagttttatttgtttttctcatGAAGTCATTTCAGCCACTGTGAAATGTGACTGCGCTTACAATGCAgtagtaaaaaaataaaggagTGCCCCACATTGCTCTGATTTCACTTCATCTCAgtgataaacaatgttttatttgcTGAATTTAAATCCACTTACATGGTTCTTACACTTATTCCACAGTCAAATTAAAGCATTTTCCAGGTTAATTTTTACATTCTTCCAGCAATTTACAAGTGTGGCAAAATTGATATACTTAATTacattattcaattatttattttccttcagcttagtccctttattcatcaggggttaccacagtggaatgaaccgccaacttatccagcattttttttacagagcggatgcccttccagctgcaacctggcATGGGGAAACaatcatacactactgacaacttagtttattcaatctacctatagcacatgtctttggactgtgggggaaaccagagcatcaggaggaaacccacatgaacacaaagagaacatgcaaaccttgCCACTTCATTACATTATATCTGAtggtatttttacagtattttatagtATAGTATTTAAAGGTAAATTAAACAGAATAACTGTTATTTACTGCATGAAATGTCATTCACACAGTTtctaaatgtttcattttttatcctaaaagtattttaaatttaatttaatgcatttttcattcattatGTGGTAATCTACTTGTATTTTGTCTTCTCGCACCACTTAATCAAAGTGTATGGTTACAGAAAGACAGCCAGATCACACTACAGGTGCAGACTCCAGATGTTTCATTTAATacacaagcaaaaaataataaatatttttatgcaaatacttaaatattattatttatttagtaaaaaattattatgaaaaaaCAATTACATTATGTAGTTTCAAGGACTTTATCCAAAAATTGCAGCACCCATACAAATTCTATAATGTCAATATTTTTTAAGCctcataaaaaaaattgaaatgatcAGATGAATTACTAATTTCAGATTGTGTAAAGAACGGAACACAGCAGAAAATGTTTCAACTGTGGACCCAAAAATGTGATGGACACTGACTTGCCGTGATTATTGTTctgtgaagttgtaggtgatcatGGAAAagtcagtttttgtttgtttattttaacatcctgattcccTTTTCTTTTGTACTTCactagcctaaataaccataacgtAAATAGCTGGGTCCGTCATGTTATAGGGTCTCCTTGAAATGTTTTCATGTTCTGagctttacttaaattgtttgcgttctgagaaaatgcagcgcatttccAGAAATTGTTTGCGTTAttagaaaatgcagtgcgttacTGTAAATTGCGTTGTGAGAAAAAGTAAAGCGTTTACGTAAATTGTTTGCTTTGTggaaaaatgcagcacatttttaaaaaattgtgagaatttgcagccccccacaaatagtttttttttttttgcattttgttttttacttttttttttggataaaatgTGTAGCATATTTCTAGTGCAAGATAAAATATTACACCAAAGATAAAACCAATGATTTATAAGTAAACATTTCTCTGATGTTTACAGCATCCTGCATTCTCTTTCTCATGACCACTTTTTTTGCCATTGTCTCATTTACTGTACATAAATTCCCATGTGGGTCTTGCTCTGTCACATGCAGTGCATACTATACACAACAGTGATGTGACATTCATGTAGTTGATGACTTAAACGAAGTCAATCAGAAACATGATTAAACCTGTTCCACAGGTTTAGCTCAACACTGCAGCTttgtaaatgaaaaattatatacattgcgctagggctgggccgataaaccaTATTATATTGAATTGCGATAAAAttaatgtcaataacaatgataagctctggaccttttttttacttcatattgatctaagagctttcctccgggtgctctgtttcccccacaagtccaaagtcatgtggtacatgcgaattgggtaagcaaaattgtcagtagtgtacgagtatgaatgggtgtgtatggatgtttcctagtgatgggttgcagctggtagggcatccgctgtgtaaaacatactgtatgctggataagttggtagtttattttgctgtggcgaccacagattaataaagggaccaagccgaaaagaaaataactgAACGAATGATCCAACAGCCAATCAcaaagcagaaatgtgcaacaatgagaaTCTGGAAGAGTGTTTAATATTAGAGATGCACCAAATTTTTGGCCACTGAAAATTTATCGGCCGAAGATATGTTACGCCAGTTAATGGACTCTCTAATTTTTGCAGATTCAGTCAATGTTGAGGTACTCTTTTAAATCGGGAAACATTAACAACTGATATcgaattaaatataattatcgttcaatatggaaaataattatcgagattgcatttttgccatatcacccagtCCTAAATAAACAACGTGAGAGAATGTTAGATAGGACAGTACAAGACTGAATGTTCTTCTTAGgtggaaaaaaacaaactaatgCAAGTGATGCGTCTCTTACTTGACAGATCTTTGCTGTCCTCCTCTTGCTCTATTATTTGCAGTGAGGGTCTGGTGACTCCTGGGATGTCCGGGAGGCAGCAGGGTGGGGTGCGAGCGATTGGAGAGTTTCGACATTCCAGCAGAAACTTTCGATCATAGATAATCCGAGTTCCTGCAGGGAAGATATCAATATTGGTTtaagggaaaagaaaaaaaatgttggcaCAAGCTGAAAGCATTTTTGCTTCGAGAAACGAGCTTCCTGTTGAGTTCAGCTCCATCTCTAAATACAGAAAAACATGTTGTGTCATCCAAGTAAATGTAAAGTTTGTCTAATGGAAATACATGCAAGCAGTGATTAAAACAAGGCGTCCCTGTTTAGATGTCCTGTAGTAACCCAAGGAGCGAGGAAATTGAGCAACATCGCCCTTTCTGCATAAAGAACCAGTGAAATTGGACTGCCTGAGGGTTGGCTTGATATGAAAAAATCCAAAACATGAACTCAAATCGGAAGGCTTACAAAATGAGTTATAGCAGGGTATCTTTTTAAATCAATATGATCTGCATGATTATGATTGTGCCTGAGATATGGTCACAGCTGACAGGTTTATATGAATAAATTGTGCTGTAACAAACTAAACCAACTTTGCAGTCACATTTCTCCATGtgagttttcccatgtgatcagtATTGAATCTGGGTGTTAAGTTatagtttataaatgtgttttaagtTCAAGAAAGTCTATTAACAttcctttatttatattttaatttttaaactgtCTCCTGAATTTGCTGtacatatatttaaacaaaaggTTAGTGCAATTTAAAAAAGGTGGACAAAAGTTATAGATAACGTTAAGGTCCAGAAAACATTTCTATTTATCAAATTTCGTAAATTATCATAAACAACTATCTATTTTACGACGCAATTGTTCAGTTTTAGACAGTATAGTAAAGAGATAAAATGTGGTTTAAACCTATTGCAAAAGTGCTTTGAAGCACAAGTGCATCGGTGAGAAAAAAATTAATCGATTTGTCACTGCTCACAGGACTGTTTAAGTTGTAAACAGCGCATAGCCTGCGGCATATGATTGCGCAGTCGAGCTCACGTCATACAAAAACAAAGCGTGCACGGGTAACTTACGCAGAGAAACTTGCACAAAACTAAACCACTCGTCTAGTACAATACACTTATGATACACGAGGTCAAATAACTCACCGCCGGGGGTTGTTGAAAACACAGTTCCTCCTGGTGTCTGACTGTAACTGTCCGGAAGCGGAGACCAGCTCTTCTCATGAATGGAGCGGCTTGGGATCGGGCAGGTCGACGAAGCTTCACTGTTTGACATGATTTGTTTAAAGTTAGCGAGTCTTTCACGTACACACAGCAAAGTCTCGGTTCATTTACTAGGAGCGCTGCGTGTTTCTGTCCTCCACATGTTTATTGAGAGGGGGGGCGGAGATTTGTCACGTGACATATTCGGCCAATCAGAAACAACAATCACACTCCGTACTAACAGCGCTGAGGCCCTCGATAAGGAGCAAGCGCTTAGCCATTTCACGGAATGCAAGCTCCATGAACTGCACGAGTCAGTCGGAGCGAGGACACGGTGAAACAAAACAACGCGTGCAGTGCGAAAAGCCTGACCTACCTGAGGAATAGTCACCTCGACTTGACCCAAGGTTTCACTCCCTGAACTGGCTGCACATCTGGACATTTTCTGCATGAAAGACATGAGCTGTGCTGTATCACGCTTAGATGTGCTGCCTATATTTGTTGGCACCTTAACCATTTTAAAAGCCcgaaattgaagaaaaaacacCCTTTACGTGTCCCCATTGAATGCATATAAAGTGAAAAAGGGACATGTGTTTTTGACCTTGTGTTTGTTTGGGCTAAAATTTTTAATTGAGCAAATCTAAATGTTTGCTGGGTATAATGCTTTATAAACACATCAACTATAacacaataattataattattcattttttttctcttcacttttgtcaattggtgaagcttGTATTTTGCCAGTgtggccactggcttgcttggtttgggatgtGTGGAgatgcacattgatggatttgctcttcagtatttggacattcagcagtgaaatttaaattacactgaactgaacttaaactccgaaaactggactgacattgttttaatttactagaacttctatgtaaagctgttttgacacaatctacattgtaaaagccctatagaaataaacatgaattgaattgaatcatgaAATAGAATTCATACATTGCATGTAAGATTTCCCCCCTAAGACTAGCACATTATAAATTTAGGaggatttaaaaataaactatCCAAATGATACTGGCATGCTTCAAACAATTCACACATTTCACAAATTATGGAATGTAGTTAACAAAGAAATGTGCTtaaatatactttatattttGTAATCACAAAAGTTACTCCAAACAATGTTTACCAAGCTGTTTTAAAATTGGAAACGTtcaaaaaaaaaacccatttaTTTTAGTATTCTTTACACAGAAATAAAATTCATAATGTACAAAAGCTAATCTTACTACCCCTGAGACCCAGcattgtaaaactacaacacTGCCATACGCTCAAAATGTAGTATAATCAAAGCATTCAACACTGCCTTCACATCTGCATCTAGATATTGGACTAATCAAAGAAGTTTCTAGAAACTTGTTACCTAAGTGCTGATTTATCTAGTTTAATGAAACAAAATGATGTTTTAATGCAAGTTCTCAGGTTGTGTGAGTTCATGGCCCATTAACTAAATCATTTATCCAATGATAGAATAAATCTACTATCCCATAGCATTGCAATAGGACTTTTTATTTGTGTAAAACTGGTCTTAGAGAGAAAAAAGgtttaaagagtttaaataaGTACAGCTAAAACGGATGTTGTAATATTACAGGTTAAAGTTTAAATTCCTGGTAGGTCATCCTGACATTATGGTCAGACTTTCAGAACACAGAGAAATGTGCAAACATGTCCATTTACATGCCAAAATAATGTCTTAGAGAAGTTAGAAATCAAACTAGTCCTAGTACAGTGTGTGCCTTAATGTACCAGCGtgccttattttaaaaacataacagGCAACTAGTATCATAAACTCAACGGACTGAAATAACTTTCACACCAGATACATTTCCAACTTTTTATTGAATATTAAGGTAAATATTTCACATTAATACAAGCTACATAAAGTAGAGCCACTATACGACATGAAATTTACTCTCATTTTTAACCCTTTTTTCAGTATGTAAACAATTATACAGGTATTTACCACTCTAAAAGGTCTGATTTCATTCTTTACGCAATCATCTAGGTCTTGGCCAAGTATAAATAGCGCACTGTCCTATTGAGCCCTGCCGACCAAGAACACTTTTACGTGGGGCTTATATGTCAAAATGGCTATACTACTCAGTATGTATCCTGTTGAACAGGCAATCGATTTGTTCATAGACCGTGGTAAACACGTTAAATCCCACACTGGATTCTTTCTTTTTAGTTAGGCACATCGAGGGTGTCCGTCTCTCAAATTTCTGaacttgttttaacatttttgggGGGACACATCTAGGTTAATACCACGTCTCAGTAATTAGGTAATTATCTTGTTCTTTTTAACGTGTTTCTTGTTACTGCTCCTAGGCCTCTCGATCACAGTTTAGTTGACATGATTCAGATGCACATTTCCCACATGTGGAGCCCAAGTGCCTGGCCATACCTGCAACAACAAGATCGCAAGAGTCAGGACAACAAAAAAGCAGCTTCTAATTTATAAGCTCTTTCAGTCGGGGTTGGCAACTACCTGCTGTGGGTCTGCGTTCTCAGCAGAGTTGGGTACAACCTTTAGGATGGGGTTCCAGGCAGGGTCAGAAGTGTGAAGACCGTTGTAGACAGGGCCTCCAGGACCCTCCGCCATCTGAGGGTGAGGAGGGATCATCGTGCCACCGTACATTGACATTGGCAGCCCCTGAAGAGTTCACAAAACACAAGAGTTGCTGTGGAGGTACAAACTGAAATTGCCCTTTTTGTGCAGAACTAATGGAGGGTTCAGACTGCACTTGAATTGCATTCGGCGACAAATTGCAAAATCAGCCAATGCAAGAGCACTATACAGGGTAGTGGGAGGTTTGGGGAGGAATTATATTATGTATCAGACATACACTGCTTTAAATTTGATGTCAATCCATTTGCCCAAATCCCTTTAAAGGAGTGAGGAATTCGAATAGATAAAGAGAATCTAAAGTATCTGCTGGTTGACACCCACTAAAAAAATGTGGCATGAGGAGAAAAAAATGTACTttctacttgtttttttttttagttttttggatACTTTATCATGGTCAAACAATGTAAATGGCTTAAAATCCTATAGGTATTTTGTCTACAAAGTATAACGTTCACTTGTAATTATTAAAGTATTCAAGTCTGTCAGttgaaacaatttatttattttttgctaatctTAGCCAATtgtaattgtttgttttggttcaattagAGATTTCCACAACAAATGTAGAGCCCCAGGAACCAAAAAGAGGCTGAGTTGGCATTTAATCTTTTATAATGAGTTTTACTAGATGTTGGGAGGGCAG
The genomic region above belongs to Danio rerio strain Tuebingen ecotype United States chromosome 21, GRCz12tu, whole genome shotgun sequence and contains:
- the eif4ebp3 gene encoding eukaryotic translation initiation factor 4E-binding protein 3, whose product is MSNSEASSTCPIPSRSIHEKSWSPLPDSYSQTPGGTVFSTTPGGTRIIYDRKFLLECRNSPIARTPPCCLPDIPGVTRPSLQIIEQEEDSKDLSIDDSQFVIDI